Part of the Cyanobacteria bacterium FACHB-DQ100 genome, AAAAGTGGTGTGAATGCAAACGGAATGGAGCCGATCGTCGCTGAAATGCGAGAACATTTTCGTCGATCGCGCAAACCGAAGCCTTCCCAAGAAAAGAGCGCGGTTAACTAAGCGCCACGATCTGTCTCGTTGTCACTAAAGGAACGTGAGTTTGACACAAGTTCTTGGCTACGTTTGGCTCTGCGGGTAGCCCCCTAAATCCCCCAGAATGGGGGACTTTGAAAGTCAGAGGACTTCCTGAACCTGGAAAACTTCTTTTCTTCCAAGTCCCCCACTCGTGGGGGATTTAGGGGGCGAAGCTGCTCAAACCGAAGTGAAAAAACTCGTCGAACTGACGTTAAAGGAGCATCACAATGATGCTCTTTTTATATGAAAAGCTCCTCTGATTCATCTTGAAGCAGCAACGATCGAGGAAGAAAGCACAATCATTTCCTCTCGAAGCAGTAACAATTGAGGCAGGGGGCACGATCGATTCCTCCCGAAGCACGATCGATTCCTTCCGAGGCAGCAAGAATTGGGGAAGGAAGCACGATCAATTTTGCTCAAAGCACGATCGATTCCTTCCGAGGCAGCAAGAATTGAGGAAGAAAGCACGATCGCTGCCTGTCGAAGCGCGATTGTTTCTGGCGATCGCACCATCAATTGCATTCTTTCGTCCGGTAGTTTCCCAAGCTAATTCTGCACTTTCGCCATCATCACAGGCTTACCTTCATGTTTCTGCGGTGCAGTCGCATCCTCGATCGTCACCGCCACAGTAGAAACTAAATTAGCAGACCGAAAGACTGTTGGAACCGCGATCGACTGAGACATTTTGCCCTCAGCATCAACCGTAAACACATCCGTGAGGATTGCACTCTTAGAATCCGTCGTCACCGGAGCATCCTGCTTCACCACCGTCCACAAAGCATAAACCTGCCCCGGTGGTAGCGGCGGCAAATTCCGCACCGTCAGCACCGCTTCTAGACGATTGGGATCGATCGCAACCGTTGCAGAAGCCGCGTTTCCCGCTTTTGTGGCTTGCAGCGAGTAAACCAGCGTTGCCAATCGCTCAGTTTCGGTCTGCGATGTTTGTAGTGCTTGCCGCAATTGATAGTTACTGATGCCCAATGCCACAATCAGAACCGCCGCCGCAACATTCAGCACTTGGCTCCACCGCAGCGATCGACGAACGGGTCTATTCGCTGCTTCTGGAGCCGCTAAAGGTCGCTCCTGAGCCGCTAAGATGGCTGAACGAAGATGCGCCGGGGGATTGACTTCAGGAGAACCCGAAGACAGGTCTAGCGCTTTCTGCATCCGGTTGACTTCTTCAGCGATCGCAGGATGATCAATCAAAAGCTGCTCGAATTCCGCTGCCTCATTGGAGTCGAGATCGCCCAAGACATACCCTGCAATCAATAGTTGTAAGTGTTCTGAAGCCATCGACCAACTCATAAATGGGATTATCTAAGGTAATCGGTAAGGGTTTGACGCAGCTTGAGGAGACTCCGCCGAGTTTTTGTTTTCACAGTGCCAAGCGGCAGGCTTAATCGTGCGGCAATTTCTGACTGACTAAGACCATCGTAATAAGCAAGACGTAAGATCTGCCGATCGCTTTCTGGAAGTTGGGCAAGAGCAGCCCGCACCTCTTGAGATTGTTCCGTTTGAAACACCTGCTCCAATGGAGATTCAGAAGCCATTTCGGTGCTGCTAGAGCGAAACCGATCGAGAAAAGAACGAGAGGTGCTGCGCGATCGCACCCGATCAATCGAGCGCGATCGCGTTAAAACTGCTAAGAATGTTCTGAGAGAACCCCGGCGCGGATCATAGGTCGTGGATTTCGCGAGATTGAGAAAAATATCTTGAGTTAAATCTTCAGCTTCCTGTGGATTGCCCAACGCTTTAAGAGCCAAGCCATAGACCAGCGCAGCGTGACGATCGTAAAGAGTACCGAGTGCTTCTTTCTGCCCTGCTCGTAATGCTTGATATAGCTCTGCATCTGTCTGACTCGGAGGAGATTTTTCTGCGTCGTCAAACTGCTCAGGCATCATGCTAATCAGGCTCAAGAAGCGCATTCGTTTTCCAACCTTTACTTTGACACCAATACCTAGCAAAAGCGTTTACCGGACAAAAAAGTTATCGAATCTCAATTACTCGACAGAAGACTTTCTGGCGTTGCTGAACGTAAGGATGAACCGCCCTCATCCCTTCTCCCCTACCGTGTACACACAAGTTGATTGATCTGTTACCGCAGAAATCTTCTGCCCCCTAAATCCCCCATGAATGGGGGACTTCGAGCCAAAACTCCGAGGTCAAAGTCCCCCAGAATGGGGGATTTAGGGGGCGAAGGATCTGTAGCATTCACGAATTGACTTGGTATCAAATCGTAGAAGCGCTGCGAGTGCGTGGCGTTTCTACTCCACAGGCTGATTAGTGCGGACTAATCAATGACTAACCAATTTAGTACGGCTTGAAGATGCCGCGTAGTTCGCCACCGCGATTTTGCTTTGTGTGAATGTCCACGTACATTTTGCCATTCGCCAAAGCCTGTAGCTGTTCAGGAGTCAGCGTGTATTCCCCCATAAGCCGACCTTGCAAGCCACTTTCGCTGGGACTAACCTGGAGTGCATATTGGAACGGGCCATTCGCATTCGGTTCGCCCCGGTGAATATGCACACCCGACGTGATGTTGGGGTTAGGCGGATTGAGCGGATCGGTTGCGTAATCGCGGAGCGGACTCGATAGATTGCTAAAGTCACCCCGGACAATTAGGCGATCGCCCACAAGCACTGCGCCTGCCGCACCAAAAGCACTGCTGGATGAAGCCATCGGCATCACCTCATCTTTCGTCAGAACTGCAACGTAGCGGGTTAGGGGGGTGCTTTCCATCATGCCCTGAGCAATCAAAGCGCTCTCGGCTTGGTGTAATGCTTCTGACGCAACTTCAAAACTCTGCGCGGTCGTGAATACAGCAGTCCCTTGACTCTGAACAGGTTGGGAAAAGATCGAAATACTGACTGCAATCACACAGGCGATCGTACTGAAAAGAAGATGACGAAGAAGTTGTTTGGGCTTGTTCATGGTTGTATTGCTCTAAAACGAGGTCAAAAATGGCGAGGTCAAAAATCACTCATCCGACTCCTGCGTAATACCAAATTGATCTTTAATCGCTACAAATCTTGGAAGCCCCCTAAATCCCCCACGAGTGGGGGACTTCAAGAAGGATTGGATTTTCAAAGTCCCCCAGAATGGGGGATTTAGGGGGCGAAGGATCTGTAGCATTAACAAATTAATTTGGTATAAAGCACAGCAGATCGAGGAGAGTTTCTAAGAGTACGGATGGGTTTCCCATTTGGATTCCAAACAGGACAATTTTTTTCGATCGCCACAAGATCGCGCCCAGCTAGTTCTGCACCGCTTCTAGAAAAGTTAGTAATGTTTCTCGAATCGGCAGTAAGTTCTTATAAAGCTGCATCTCTGGTGAAAGCTGCTGCACGATCGACCTCAACCCGATCGCCGAATCACGCTGCTCTTTCAAGATAGTGAGTGGATAACGGTAAGTCCGAATTGTGAACAATATCCACTGTGACTGTTCTAATCGCCGCAATGTTTGACGCTCGACTCGAATCCAAAGATTGCTTGGTGATAGTTCTACAGGTGCAATATTAGAATGACTTTGATGACCTAGATACAACTCTGGAGTCTCAACAATGCTCCAATTCACTCGGAACACTGGACAATCGACCTTTAATCGATCGAACAGTCGATCAACCGGATTCCCCAATTGCTCTGGATAGTTCGGTACAGGATGATGAATCTGCATCATTGGTTTTCCAAGCTTCTCTAACAATCTCCACCGCAACGGAAAACACAACGATGCTGCGGCAAGACTGTAACCTCGATCGCTCGGCTGCATCAAACAAAAATCCTCCTGAACTAATCGCCCTGCAAGATCCAAAGGTTGACTAAAATCAGCAATGTTCCAGGTTTGATTGGTTGCTTTGACCGTGATTGTTTCTGAAGCGCGATCGTACTGTTCTGGAAAGTAGCGTAATAGATGATCAATCAATAGTTCCAAAACTTCCTGCTGCGCCAACTGTGTTCCTGGCAAACTTGCAAACACTTCTGTATAGTTCGTTTCTAACAGTTCTGTCTTACGCTGCAAGTAAGGCGCAAGCTGATCATCCATCTCGATCCAATCTTCTACCTTAAGCGGCTGCAATCCTAGACTTAATGTTCGATCGCTCCCTGTAAATGGTAGATAGATGCGCTGATTGCTCATAAAACTCAAAAACAACGATCGACTACAATTTAGAATATCCCCGTTGTCGAGCCACTGCTATGACTTCGTATTCCTTATGTGCTAATTGCATTCGGGCGACCAAAGGGAAGACGAGGAGCATACAGACAGTGGGAAGAGGAAGATATTCCAGTACAAGTTGTATTTGATATTCTTTCACCCAGCAATACAGGTGAGGAGATGTCGAGCAAGTTTGAGTTTTATCAAACCTACGGAGTCGAAGAATATTATCTCTATAATCCCTATCGTAACGACTTAACAGGCTGGATTCGTCGAGGCTCGGCTCTCAGCGAAATTCAACAAATCAATGGCTGGATTAGTCCACGCTTAGGCATTCGGTTTGAATTGACATTTCAAGATTTTGTGATTTATCGACCGGACGGCGATCGCTTTCTCAGCCCAGTTGAACTCAAACGGCTTGCAGATCAAGAACGCCAACGTGTCGAGCAAGAACGCCAACGCGCCGATCGACTGGCAGAATATCTGCGCTCAATGAGAATCGATCCCGATCAAATTCCCGACTGAGGCTTGCCGATGCCCCTCACCCCGTACAATGAGGATTCAGCGATCTTCCTCAGCGTTAACTCCTATGTCTGGTGACTACCTAGAGCGGATTCTCAATGCCCGTGTGTACGATGTGGCTCAGGAAACCCCCCTCGAATTTGCGCCCAACCTCTCGGCTCGACTCAATAACCGAGTGCTACTCAAACGCGAGGATATGCAATCGGTTTTCTCGTTCAAATTGCGCGGCGCTTACAACAAAATGGCGCAGCTACCCCCGGAAATTCTCGCTCAAGGGGTGATTGCGGCTTCGGCTGGAAATCATGCTCAAGGAGTCGCCCTTGGTGCAAAGCGACTGGGAAGCACCGCGATTATCGTCATGCCTGTGACAACCCCGCAAGTCAAAATCGATGCAGTCCGATCGCGGGGTGGCGAAGTTGTGCTGCACGGTGACACCTACGATGATGCTTATGCCCATGCCCGCCAGCTAGAAGCAGAAAAGGGATTAACGTTTGTCCATCCGTTTGATGATCCAGACGTAATCGCGGGACAAGGCACGATCGGTATGGAAATTCTACGGCAATATCAGCAACCGATTCATGCTGTATTTGTCGCGATCGGTGGTGGCGGTTTGATCTCCGGTGTAGCAGCCTACATCAAACGACTCCGCCCTCAGACGAAAATTATCGGAGTTGAGCCAGTCGATGCCGATGCGATGACGCGATCGCTCAAAGCCGGATATCGGATCAAATTACCGAATGTCGGTTTGTTTGCCGATGGTGTTGCTGTGCGAGAAGTCGGAGTCGAAACGTTTCGATTGTGCCAGCAGTATGTAGACGAAATGATTTTGGTCGATACCGATGACACCTGTGCGGCGATTAAAGATGTGTTTGAAGACACGCGATCGATCCTTGAACCTGCGGGAGCTTTGTCAGTTGCCGCGATCAAAGCCTATGTCGAACGCGAGCAAATCACCGATCAAACGCTGATCGGGATTGCCTGCGGTGCGAATATGAACTTCGATCGCCTCAGATTCGTAGCAGAACGCGCAGAACTCGGAGAACGCCGAGAAGCCATCTTTGCGGTCACGATTCCCGAAGAGCGCGGCAGTTTACGCAAATTCTGCGATCTACTCGGACGACGGAACATTACTGAATTCAACTACCGCATCGCTGATGAGAACATCGCTCATATCTTTGTGGGAATGCAAGTCTCTGGTCGATCGGATGCCGCACAAATGGTTTCAACCTTTGAAGCGAATGGATTTAAGACGATCGATCTCACCGATGACGAATTCGCCAAATTACATCTGCGGCACATGGTCGGCGGACGATCGCCCTTAGCTGAACACGAAGTCCTTTATCGATTTGAGTTTCCCGAACGTCCCGGAGCGCTGATCAAGTTTCTCACCTCAATGCGCCCTGATTGGAACATCAGCCTATTCCACTATCGCAATCACGGAGCTGATTATGGGCGCATTGTGTTAGGCGTGCAAGTTCCACCCGATGAAATGACCGATTGGCAGGCATTTCTTGACTCGATCAGCTACCGCTACTGGGACGAAAACCAAAATCCCGCCTACAAACTCTTTTTGGCATAACCGCTCTCCCCTACAATTCAGAATGGTGAAATTGTTTAGCTTGGAGAACCGCTGTGGATTTATCTCGCATTCCCGCCCAACCGAAACCGGGCTTGATCAACGTTCTGATCGAAATCCCCGCAGGCAGTAAGAACAAATACGAATTCGACAAAGACCTCAACGCCTTCGCTCTCGATCGCGTCCTCTATGCCTCAGTGATGTACCCGTTCGATTACGGCTTCGTGCCCAACACGCTCGCCGACGATGGCGATCCGCTTGATGGCATGGTAATCATGGATCAGCCCACCTTCCCCG contains:
- a CDS encoding anti-sigma factor, with amino-acid sequence MSWSMASEHLQLLIAGYVLGDLDSNEAAEFEQLLIDHPAIAEEVNRMQKALDLSSGSPEVNPPAHLRSAILAAQERPLAAPEAANRPVRRSLRWSQVLNVAAAVLIVALGISNYQLRQALQTSQTETERLATLVYSLQATKAGNAASATVAIDPNRLEAVLTVRNLPPLPPGQVYALWTVVKQDAPVTTDSKSAILTDVFTVDAEGKMSQSIAVPTVFRSANLVSTVAVTIEDATAPQKHEGKPVMMAKVQN
- a CDS encoding sigma-70 family RNA polymerase sigma factor, producing the protein MPEQFDDAEKSPPSQTDAELYQALRAGQKEALGTLYDRHAALVYGLALKALGNPQEAEDLTQDIFLNLAKSTTYDPRRGSLRTFLAVLTRSRSIDRVRSRSTSRSFLDRFRSSSTEMASESPLEQVFQTEQSQEVRAALAQLPESDRQILRLAYYDGLSQSEIAARLSLPLGTVKTKTRRSLLKLRQTLTDYLR
- a CDS encoding CHRD domain-containing protein, which codes for MNKPKQLLRHLLFSTIACVIAVSISIFSQPVQSQGTAVFTTAQSFEVASEALHQAESALIAQGMMESTPLTRYVAVLTKDEVMPMASSSSAFGAAGAVLVGDRLIVRGDFSNLSSPLRDYATDPLNPPNPNITSGVHIHRGEPNANGPFQYALQVSPSESGLQGRLMGEYTLTPEQLQALANGKMYVDIHTKQNRGGELRGIFKPY
- a CDS encoding DUF3445 domain-containing protein codes for the protein MSNQRIYLPFTGSDRTLSLGLQPLKVEDWIEMDDQLAPYLQRKTELLETNYTEVFASLPGTQLAQQEVLELLIDHLLRYFPEQYDRASETITVKATNQTWNIADFSQPLDLAGRLVQEDFCLMQPSDRGYSLAAASLCFPLRWRLLEKLGKPMMQIHHPVPNYPEQLGNPVDRLFDRLKVDCPVFRVNWSIVETPELYLGHQSHSNIAPVELSPSNLWIRVERQTLRRLEQSQWILFTIRTYRYPLTILKEQRDSAIGLRSIVQQLSPEMQLYKNLLPIRETLLTFLEAVQN
- a CDS encoding Uma2 family endonuclease, whose amino-acid sequence is MPYVLIAFGRPKGRRGAYRQWEEEDIPVQVVFDILSPSNTGEEMSSKFEFYQTYGVEEYYLYNPYRNDLTGWIRRGSALSEIQQINGWISPRLGIRFELTFQDFVIYRPDGDRFLSPVELKRLADQERQRVEQERQRADRLAEYLRSMRIDPDQIPD
- the ilvA gene encoding threonine ammonia-lyase, biosynthetic, which encodes MRIQRSSSALTPMSGDYLERILNARVYDVAQETPLEFAPNLSARLNNRVLLKREDMQSVFSFKLRGAYNKMAQLPPEILAQGVIAASAGNHAQGVALGAKRLGSTAIIVMPVTTPQVKIDAVRSRGGEVVLHGDTYDDAYAHARQLEAEKGLTFVHPFDDPDVIAGQGTIGMEILRQYQQPIHAVFVAIGGGGLISGVAAYIKRLRPQTKIIGVEPVDADAMTRSLKAGYRIKLPNVGLFADGVAVREVGVETFRLCQQYVDEMILVDTDDTCAAIKDVFEDTRSILEPAGALSVAAIKAYVEREQITDQTLIGIACGANMNFDRLRFVAERAELGERREAIFAVTIPEERGSLRKFCDLLGRRNITEFNYRIADENIAHIFVGMQVSGRSDAAQMVSTFEANGFKTIDLTDDEFAKLHLRHMVGGRSPLAEHEVLYRFEFPERPGALIKFLTSMRPDWNISLFHYRNHGADYGRIVLGVQVPPDEMTDWQAFLDSISYRYWDENQNPAYKLFLA